The DNA window ACCAGGACACGTACGGCCTGGGCGTAGCGTCCGATGGCTTGCGCTTGCGCTGCCAAAGTCTGGAAGCGGGTCTGCGCCTCGGTGACGTGGCCAAGATTGAGCGCCAGCCATGCCAGGTTCTCCTCGACCATCGAGGCCGAGAGGCCATCGCCCACCTCGCGAAACCCCGCCGCTGCATCCGCCCATAGGCGTGTCGCCAGAGCGCCCTCGCCACTTGTCGCCGCGCGCACCCCCAGGCAGGTGTCGACGCGGGCATTGCCCGCGACATCGCCAAGTCGGGAGAATGTCTGACGAGCTTGCTCTAAATACCGAGCAAACTCGGCACGATCGCCACTGGCTCGCGCCAACAATCCCCGCGCCATCGCGATGTCTGCCTCGAAAGCCGGATCCGGGTGATCCCGGACAATCGAGCGGGTTTCGTCGAGCAGGCCCTGCGCCAAGTCGACCTCGCGGCGCTCTACCAGCTTGACGGCAAATCGTGCCAAGACCCGGCCGGTACTGACCAGATCACCGGACTCGGCAAACAGCTGGCGTGCGTTTTCGGCGGCGACCAGCGCCTCGGGCAGGCGCGCGGCCGAGAGCAGCGAATACGCTTCGGCTTGATGCGCTCGCGCCGCCAGGTGGGTGGCGCCGAGCGCCGAAGCCAGGCTCGTTGCCTTGCGGGCAGCTTTCGCCGCCGCCTCATGCCGCCCCATCTGTTCGGCGGAGGCAGCGGCGATCAGCTCGATCCGGGGGTCCTGCTGGGCTGCAGGGTTGCTGCGCAGGCGCTCGATGCTGTCGAGCGAAGCCTCGAGCATCCCGGCGCGCAGCTCGGCCTCAGCGGTTCGCAAGCCGTACTCGAGGCTCTCCGGCGACAGCAGCCAGAGCGCCCGATACTTTCTAGAGCCGCTTCCCACGAGCGCGCCGCCCGGGAAGCGCCGGCCTCGACCCAGAGACGTTGCTCGTTGGGCAGGCCCGGGGCGAGCTCGAGCGCGGTGGCCGCGACTCGCCGCGCCTCGTGGTAGTCGCCGAGCTCCGACCAGGCTTTGGACAGCGCCAGGTGCGCCAGCGGTTGGGACGGGTCTTCGGCGATCGACATTTCCAGCTTGGCGCGCGCCGCCGCGGCTCGATGACGCTGCAACAGCCACTGGCCCTCGTGAAACAGACGCGCGGCCAACGAGGAACGGGAGCGAGCATGTTCGTCGCCGAGCGGCCGTCGGATCGCTTCGCCGCCCAGCCCCAGGCTGGCCCGCAGCCGAGCACCGACCAAGGCCAGCGTCTGGAGCAACTCATCGGCCGGGCGCTCTTCGATCAGCACCTCCTGCAAACCGCCCGGCGCCGAGGTGTCCTTGACCCAGACGTTGATGCGGAGAGCTTCCTGCTCCCCCTGGCCATCTGCCAAGAAAGAGCCGAAGACCACGAGATCCACACCCAAAGCCGCTGACAGATAGCGATGCCCTTGCTCGTCGTCCGAGGGATCGGTCGACAGCTTTCGTTCGACGCTGCGCACCGCCGCCGTCGGCACGACCCGCAACTCCGGAGCCGCCGCCAACTCGGCCGACAGGCTCTCCGCAAGCCCGGTGGTCATCCAGTCATGCTTCGTAGCACCGGTCAGATTCTCGAATCTCAGCACCGCAACCGTTCGCCGCGCTGCCATCGGCTCGTTCGAGACGTCGACGGCGACTGGGCCGTTTCCCGTTGCTGGGATGAGCGGGGCGCCTCCCTTCAGCAGTCCGATGACGCCCCAGGCGCCCGCCAAGACGAGCAGTGCCAGCAGCACCGCGACCCAGGGAGGCCGCCTTGGCCTTCGCTCCTCGGATGGCGCCTCAGGGACCGCTGGGCTCTCGACGACGGCGACCAGGCGGTAGCCGCGGCCCCGCACCGTCTCGATGTAATCCGGGTTCTTCGCGCTGTCGCCCAGAAGCTGACGCAGCTCGGACACGCACCGCGCCAGGGCCCCGTCTTCGACCTCCGCACCTCGCCAAACCGCTGCCAGCAATTCGGCCTTGCTCACCAGCGCCCCTGGACGGGCGCAAAGGAACACCAGCAGATCCATTTGCATCGGGCTCAAGGCCCGATCCTCACCACCGCGTCGAATGCGCAGCTCGCGCGGTTCTACCAACCAGTCACCGACGGTGAAGTCACTGGCCAACAGCGGCTTGTTCGTCACGAGCGCGGACATGGGGATCGAACGACGATTCGCGGGCCTCGCCTGGATTGGTGGACGGTGTTTATGTCGACCCTAGGATATCTCGAAGGATCTATGCGCTACCTCGGATCCCGGAGAGCGCAAGGCAGGGCGCGAAGGTCGGGCGAAGAAACCGCGGAGGAATCGCGAAGCGGAAGCGAAGGACCCAGCGGTTCCCACGAAGCCACAATCAAGCTCACAACGCAAAGGGCCCGCAGACGTCGATTCGCGTTCAGAACCGGCGTTCCGGGTGACCTTCGACAGAGCCAAGGAACCGTGCAGCCTAGCGACCTCGACCCGCGTGATGCCGGCAATGTCGATGGAGACGAGATTGCACGCCGCAATCCACGCAGGAGGAAACCGTGAAGAAAACACCCTGGATGGTTTGGAGCTTGTTCTTGTGTATCGCCCATCTTGCCGCGCAGGCCGAAGCCCAGACGATCATCGACCTGGGGCCCAACGCGATCGTTTCCGGAATGAGCGACGACGGCCAGGTGGTCGTCGGCTCCTTCGGGCTCGGCGGCTCTGCCTTTCGCTGGACTCGGGCCAACGGCCTCCAACTGATCGGCGGCAGCGGGCCGCCCTACGTGTCCGGTGACGGCGCGGTGATCGGCGGCACCATCATGGATGGCGCGATCGAAAAGGCGGCGATCTGGGTGAACGGCACAAACTGGCAGCTGCTCGGCGATGTTCCTGGTGGGGCGCCTTGCGACATCCTTAGTAGCAGTGTCTGGGGGATCAACGGGGACGGGTCGGTGATCGTGGGTTTGGCCTGGCATGACTGTGTCAGCGCTCGAGCCTTTCGCTGGGACGAGGTCAACGGCATGGTCGACCTGGGTGCCGTCGGCGACAACAGTCGGGCCAACGGCGTGTCGGAAGACGGCACGACGGCCGTGGGATGGGATGCAAACCCTGACACGGGGACATGGGAAGGTGCTCGTTGGGTCAGTGGCACAGAAAGCCCTCTGAGCGACGAAGAGACCGTGGGAGAGGCGACGGCGGCCAATTCGGACGGTTCGATCATCGTCGGCGGGCGCGGCGGAGCACTCTCCAACCAGGCATACCGCTGGACCAGCACCACCGGTATCGAGCTGATCGGGGTGCTCAGCAACCCGGCCGGAAGTGCGCGGGCAACAGATCTCAGCGAGGACGGCAACCTGATCGTCGGATTCAGTGGCGGGTCACCCATCGATCGCGCTGGCTTCGCCTGGACCCCAAAGGACGGTATGGTCCGAATCGACGATTACCTGACGACGCAGGGTGTCGAGGGGCTCCAATCCTGGTCCTTGGATACACCGATTGCGGTGTCTCCGGACAAGCGCTTCATCGCCGGCTGGGGCATACGCAACGCCGCGTTTCACGGCTTTCTCGTCGATTTTCTGGGCCTGTTCAC is part of the Acidobacteriota bacterium genome and encodes:
- a CDS encoding winged helix-turn-helix domain-containing protein — protein: MSALVTNKPLLASDFTVGDWLVEPRELRIRRGGEDRALSPMQMDLLVFLCARPGALVSKAELLAAVWRGAEVEDGALARCVSELRQLLGDSAKNPDYIETVRGRGYRLVAVVESPAVPEAPSEERRPRRPPWVAVLLALLVLAGAWGVIGLLKGGAPLIPATGNGPVAVDVSNEPMAARRTVAVLRFENLTGATKHDWMTTGLAESLSAELAAAPELRVVPTAAVRSVERKLSTDPSDDEQGHRYLSAALGVDLVVFGSFLADGQGEQEALRINVWVKDTSAPGGLQEVLIEERPADELLQTLALVGARLRASLGLGGEAIRRPLGDEHARSRSSLAARLFHEGQWLLQRHRAAAARAKLEMSIAEDPSQPLAHLALSKAWSELGDYHEARRVAATALELAPGLPNEQRLWVEAGASRAARSWEAALESIGRSGCCRRRASSTACEPLRPSCAPGCSRLRSTASSACAATLQPSRTPGSS